Proteins encoded together in one Sylvia atricapilla isolate bSylAtr1 chromosome 2, bSylAtr1.pri, whole genome shotgun sequence window:
- the CLDN34 gene encoding claudin-34 yields MTTLVSTSHLQLAAFVLGTVGWILCTVSMGIVEWRVWHVDNTTVISSGIAWVGIWKVCFISYLYVSPGYREQFCHKFSGYDSFIPHEIYAAQGLLLIAMFMGLLGLAATIFALRNVYMGITHKTLIAPFFLVGGIFYIFAGLCVLIPVSWNFYSITHNQSIAFPPSYYMPSSPTAQEAGAAIPVGIVAVILLLLSGTFSLSYRSPMTANTLMKS; encoded by the coding sequence ATGACCACCCTGGTCAGCACCTCACACCTCCAGCTTGCTGCCTTTGTTCTGGGCACAGTAGGCTGGATCCTGTGCACTGTTTCAATGGGAATTGTGGAATGGAGAGTGTGGCATGTGGACAACACTACTGTCATCTCCTCTGGCATTGCCTGGGTGGGAATTTGGAAAGTCTGCTTCATCAGTTACCTTTACGTCTCACCTGGCTATAGAGAACAGTTTTGCCATAAATTCAGTGGCTATGACTCCTTCATCCCCCATGAAATTTATGCTGCTCAAGGTCTCCTGCTGATCGCCATGTTCATGGGCTTGCTGGGACTGGCTGCTACAATATTTGCTCTGAGAAATGTGTATATGGGAATTACTCACAAAACTCTCATTGCCCCGTTCTTCCTGGTGGGTGGCATCTTCTACATATTTGCTGGTCTGTGTGTCCTGATTCCCGTGAGCTGGAATTTCTATTCTATAACTCACAACCAGAGCAtagcttttcctccttcttaCTACATGCCCTCCAGTCCAACAGCACAGGAAGCTGGTGCTGCAATTCCTGTTGGGATTGTGGCTGTCATCCTCCTGCTGCTAAGTGGgacattttctctctcatacCGATCTCCCATGACTGCAAACACTCTCATGAAATCCTGA